The DNA window CACGCAGCGATCACGGCACCGGATGCGCGCTTGAACTCGAAGGCAAGTGCATCCGCATGGAAATTGCGCTCCTTCACGAATTGAGCCCCCGAAAGGAGCGAGCTCATGACCACATACGCGCTGTAGGCGGGTTTCGGCATGCAGCCGAATTTTGCGTTGCGAAGGATGCCGAAGTTGTTCTCATTATACGCGCGATCCGCACCGTCATCCATGAGGTCGTACCAGAAGAGCTTCTCGACGACACCGGTGGAGAGCATGAGCACATGCGCCCGCACGAGCATTCTCGCCTGCTCCGTTTCCGTCGTTTCGCGCGAGCCTTTATGCGTCGGCCAGCCGACCTCGGTTATCCATATATTCTGCTTTCCATTGTATTTCTCGATGAGCGACTTGATGTTCTTCATCTCTTCCACGAGCGTCATGCCGGCGACCTTGTCCTCCGGTGCGGAGGGATAACGGTACGGATGAACCGATACGGCATTGCAGTAGGAGAGCGCGCCGGCAGCGAACATCGCTTCGATAGGTTTCAGGTCATGCGTGCTGTGCTCACCGCCGAGTCCGACGATATACGCATTCGCATCGACCGCGCGCACCGCTTCAAACGCTGTCTTGAGCACCTTCACATAGTTTTCCGGCGTATTTCCCGGGCGGTTCTTTCCGTCCTTGCCCTTCATGCCGCAGCCGCCCGTCCATTCATTCCATACCTCGTAGCATTTTATACGGCCTCTGTATTTCGCAGCAAGTGCCTTGCAGTACGCTCCGTACGCCGCGAGTGTCTCATCCGATGCGGGAAAATTACCTTCATCATAGAATTTATTCCCGTAGTTGAGGATGATGAGCGGTTCAATGCCGAGAGCGAGCGCGGCATCGATGTAGGCATCGTATTTCGGATCGAAGACTATCCCGCCTTTCTTCTGCTCAACGCGGCTCCAGCACATCTCATCGCGGAGATATTTGATGCCCGCGGACGCCATCATGTTCATCGTTTCCGGCGGGAAGTAATCGGGACGAAAACCGCTCTGATAATGCGTGCATATGCCGAAGAACGATGATGCTATGGACTTGAGGTCGATGGCAGGGTTCACGCTCATGCGTACCGTATAGCTCGCGACCGGAACGCCGGCGAGCGTGCTCTCTATCGTTGCGGTGATGAAGCCCTGCACCTTTGGGCCTATCGTGATGACATTCTCTTTGGAAAGTTCCATGCTCCCCTTCGAGAACACGCGTGTGCCGTCACTGATGCTGTAGTTCGCGCCGACAATGCCGTCCGCTGCGGGTGAAAGCTTCAGTTTCACTGAACCTGCGCTGAACGAATTGCCGTACGCGGGGGAATCGATCTCAGCTTTGAAGAGCGGTCGCGGTTCCTCGCGTTTTTTCATGAGGTATATATCGTCGATGGTGATAGAGCCTGCCCCTTTGTATCCCTTGCTCGGCCGGTCATAGACGATGGCATAGGGCTTCACCGGATAATCGAGCTTTCTGTTCCCATCCCCGCCCCACGCACCGCCGTGGTCCTTAAGTTTGCATGCGTAGAATTTCCATTCGCCTTTCACGATGCTGTTCTCGTATTCGAGCTGATGCGTTTCGCCGGAGGCGTCGTTCACGCGCAGGCGCAGTGACCCAGTCTCGCCGTCGAATTTCGCCCACATGCCGATGTATAACCCCGGTTTATCGACGACGAATTCTTTCCCGACATTCACATATTCGAGCTTCTCTCTGCCGATGAAGGTGAAATCTATCTTTACCGCTTTTCCCGCGCGTCCCGTCCCCTCGCTTACCTTCATGACGGCGTATTGATCGCTCTCGCCCGTCGTCCAGCCCTCGGTCGATGCGGCGTAATTGACGGGCGATACCCGCTCGAACGCCTTGTCGCTCTGAGAATCATCGGGTATCAGCTCTATCGGACGCCACTCAGCGAATAGACCAGCAGCGAGCGTTACGCACACAGCCGTCGTTATCAAGACTGATCTGAAGATCATGTGTCCCATTGTAAATCTCCCAAGGATATATTTTATTACAGCGTTTTAAATGCCAAGGTCTTTTCCATAGATATACACTATGTCTTCGGTGAGACGTACGGACCTGTCCGATGAGATCGGGAGCCCCATGATATTCTTCACCGAGGAAACAGTTCCTGAGACCGTCGCGTCCTCGCGTCCGCTTGACATCCACGCGATCAGGCATTCACTGCCGTCGGGCAGGGTATAAAGCACGGCATGACGGTTCTCATTGCGGAGGAGCTTGACGGCGGTCGCTCCTGCGGTCGCGCGATTGAACACCGAGAGCGCGACCATGGCTGGCTTGGGGGCGTAATTAAATACCTGATGACGTACAATGCCGAAATTGTCTTCGTTGTACATGCGGTTCGTTCCATCATCTTTATAATCGTACCAGTACACCCGCTCAACGAACCCCGTCGATTGAAGGAGCGCATACGTTCGTACGATATAGCGTGCTTGCGAGCGCTCGAGAACACCGCGGGAATCCGCCTGCGTAGGCCAGCCGATCTCGGTCACCCACGCTTTTTTCGGCGCTCCTTTCGCGGCAGCGCGATCGGCGATGGCGCCAACCTCTTCAACAAGTTTGCTCATTTCAGGCGGTGCAGGATATCGATAGGGGTGTATCGAGAATGCATCCATGGATGAACCGCCGGCGGTGCTTATCGCGCGCTCGATATTTTCTGCGCATTTCAAACCGTATTCCCCGCCGATGCCGACCACGGTGACATCCGGGTGCTCTTTTTTTACCGCACTATACACGGCTTTCTGCAGCCGGCCGTAGGCTTCCGGGGAATGATCGTTGACCTTGCCTTTCATGCCGCAGCCGCCGACCCATTCGTTCCACACCTCATAGGAAGTGACATTTCCCTTGGTCATGCCTGTCAATGCAGCGGCATAGCGGGCGAATGCCGCGATATCATCGTCCGTATTCGGGAAATCGCCGCCTGCATAGAGCTTGTTGCCGTAATCGTATATGACGAACGGTTCCATGTTCAATTCTTTTGCGCGCGCGAGATATTTTCCGCACGCCTCGGGCATTTCATAGACGCCCGCGGTCCTTTCAGTCCAGCTCCAGGGGACCTCGTCGCGGAAATGGCGGATGCCGTACTGGGCAAGGAGATCCATCGATTCGAGCGGGTGGCTGTTGAGAAAATGAGTGCAAATCCCGATAAAGGCGTTCCTCGCG is part of the Spirochaetota bacterium genome and encodes:
- a CDS encoding glycosyl hydrolase, producing the protein MRRTTRIIIVVAGMTSLVFGRQEIKCPAPDLSPEQSYVPISEIEGFENLDTAWAAADGSQSAKASVVVDKAVKRDGAASLRVDYEFLAEKKLEFIQLDTGIAVTDDDTPGGIGFWVLDDGTRFPLFVRLVDANGETHQLAAIAEQNSGWHFIAFSVSGQSSFWGGDKNGKLDLPAKLQLIFDRPMIGYKGKNSLWLDTVTRLKKTEQKRPSLVIEGAPPFGNVYAPKAQVELFARGEGSAIRWSVADYFDTIVAKGEGAASECPVTFTPSAPGYYRCRIDLISGGNVIETKLFPCAVLAATGVARNAFIGICTHFLNSHPLESMDLLAQYGIRHFRDEVPWSWTERTAGVYEMPEACGKYLARAKELNMEPFVIYDYGNKLYAGGDFPNTDDDIAAFARYAAALTGMTKGNVTSYEVWNEWVGGCGMKGKVNDHSPEAYGRLQKAVYSAVKKEHPDVTVVGIGGEYGLKCAENIERAISTAGGSSMDAFSIHPYRYPAPPEMSKLVEEVGAIADRAAAKGAPKKAWVTEIGWPTQADSRGVLERSQARYIVRTYALLQSTGFVERVYWYDYKDDGTNRMYNEDNFGIVRHQVFNYAPKPAMVALSVFNRATAGATAVKLLRNENRHAVLYTLPDGSECLIAWMSSGREDATVSGTVSSVKNIMGLPISSDRSVRLTEDIVYIYGKDLGI
- a CDS encoding cellulase family glycosylhydrolase, translating into MGHMIFRSVLITTAVCVTLAAGLFAEWRPIELIPDDSQSDKAFERVSPVNYAASTEGWTTGESDQYAVMKVSEGTGRAGKAVKIDFTFIGREKLEYVNVGKEFVVDKPGLYIGMWAKFDGETGSLRLRVNDASGETHQLEYENSIVKGEWKFYACKLKDHGGAWGGDGNRKLDYPVKPYAIVYDRPSKGYKGAGSITIDDIYLMKKREEPRPLFKAEIDSPAYGNSFSAGSVKLKLSPAADGIVGANYSISDGTRVFSKGSMELSKENVITIGPKVQGFITATIESTLAGVPVASYTVRMSVNPAIDLKSIASSFFGICTHYQSGFRPDYFPPETMNMMASAGIKYLRDEMCWSRVEQKKGGIVFDPKYDAYIDAALALGIEPLIILNYGNKFYDEGNFPASDETLAAYGAYCKALAAKYRGRIKCYEVWNEWTGGCGMKGKDGKNRPGNTPENYVKVLKTAFEAVRAVDANAYIVGLGGEHSTHDLKPIEAMFAAGALSYCNAVSVHPYRYPSAPEDKVAGMTLVEEMKNIKSLIEKYNGKQNIWITEVGWPTHKGSRETTETEQARMLVRAHVLMLSTGVVEKLFWYDLMDDGADRAYNENNFGILRNAKFGCMPKPAYSAYVVMSSLLSGAQFVKERNFHADALAFEFKRASGAVIAAWSPKTSATVTVPAGMNAVDIMGNALGTGTVTLTASPVYFVKK